A segment of the Catenuloplanes nepalensis genome:
GAGGCTTGCGTGCGTATCGGAGCGGTCGTCATCGTCATCTGGCTGATCATCGGCGCTCTGGCGGCGGGACAGCGTGGCTACTTCGCGAACGAGGCGGAGAACTGTGCGGAGATCTCCACCACCGCGGTCACCATCGTGGCGGGGCCGCTCAACTACGTGGGTCTCAACCCCAAGGTGAGCTGCGACGCGCCGGAGCCGTCGGAGTAACCGTAACAGCGTGACCGAAAGGGCCGGTGGACGTCGCCGGCCCTTTTGCGTGGGCGTAGGTTGGATGCGTGAATCTTCCTGAACCCGTTGCGGCGGTGGCGATGCAGACCGGTTTCGGCCTCGCCGAGCTGGTTCCGGACGCGACGGCGCAGGGCGCGTGGACGCTGCAGGTCGACGGCGTGCCGCAGTCATACGTCGACCTCGGCGATCCGAGGCGAATGAAGTTCGACTACATGCGCCGGCTGGTCACGGTGGTGGACACGGCGGCGGAGCCGGGCGTGCCGCTGCGCGTGCTGCATCTGGGCGGCGGCGCGCTGAGCCTCCCGCGCTACGTCGCGGCGACCCGGCCCGGCTCGGTGCAGACCGTCGTCGACCGGGACACGCTGCTGATGACGCTGGTCTGGGACCGGCTGCCGCTGCCGGAGGACGCCGGCGTCACGATGCTGCTCGGCGACGCGCGGGAGACGCTGGAGGAGCTGCCCGATCAGGAGTTCGACCTGATCGTCGCGGATGTCTACCAGGCGGCTCGCATGCCGCGCAGCATCGCGGGCACCGGGTTCGTGCGGGAGGCCGCGCGGATGCTGCGGCCGGACGGCCTGCTCGCGGTGAACGTGGTGGACGTGCCACCGCTGGCCCGCTCGCGGGTGATGGCGGCGACGCTCGGCGCGGTGCTGCCGGACGTGTGCGTGATCGGCGAGCACGGCATGCTGCGCGGCCGGAAGTGGGGCAACACGGTGCTGGTCGCCGCCGCGACCCCGGGCCGGATCCCGGTGGAGCGCCTGTCCACGCTCGCGGCCCGCGACCAGGAGCCGGGCCGCGCGATCGGCGGCGCCGACATGCCCGGCTTCACCGGCGGCGCGGTCCCCCTGCACGACCCGATCGTCACGTCGTAAGCGAAGCCACAACCCGCTGATCACGTCATGAGAGAAGACCTACTGACCCTTCGGCGTCAGGGTGAGAAGCGCCTCCCAGTGACGGCCGCTATCCCGAAACTTCGGGCCGCAGCGCCCGGATGACCAGCACTGCTCGCACCTCAACCCCGAAGCTCGGTAACCCGATCGTCGTAAGCGGGCAACTCGCCCTGATCGCCGCGCCGGGGTAGGACCCGCGTCGGTTCCGGAGAAGACAGATCAAATTCTTGATCTTCCCGCTTCCGGCGTGGCCGAGTTCCGAGTGCTCCCGCGGGCAAACCTCGCGGCGGCCTCCGCCGCCGCTCCGGTCGCCGCATCGGAGCCGGTGCCGTCGTGGCCGGGAACAACCACGCGATTCCCGACTGCCGGTCACGCCGAGCCACGCGCCGTCAGGCAGAGCGGCGCTTACTGATTTTCTGAGTCGAGGTGCGAGCGGCGGTGGCCGTCCGGGCGCTGCGCGCCCGAAATTTCACGCTATAGAGGTTTCGCCGTTGTGGAGCGCCGCTCACTTCGACGTCCAAGGCTTGGTATGGCCGGGCCGGGGAGTTGATCACGTGTCGCAAATCGTTGTTATCCGACGCTTTCAACAACGATTTGCGACACGTGATCGCTTTCAAGAGTCACCGTCGCCGCCTTTTGTGATGATATTTCGGACAGGGCTTCGGTGGCGGAGGGAAGTTCTGTGCTGATTGCCGAAGTGGTGGTGGCGGCGATCCGCGCGGCGGACATGACAAAGATCGAAGGCGGCCTCGGTCGTTGCGGTCATGGCTTGGAGGGTTATTCAGCGTGTAGCGCGCCGGCAGCGCTGACCTGCGACGACGCGGCGCCGGCTCAGCCCTGCCGATAAGCCTCTTGGTCGACTTTACTGAGCATTCAGAATCGAGGTCCGAGCGGCGCCGGCCATTTCGGGCGCCGCGCGCCCGAAATCTCGCGACATAAAGCTCCGTCGCCGCGGAGCGCCGCTCACCCTGACGCCGAAGGCTCAGTAGTTGAGCCGAAACGACGCTATCCGCGCCGAATAGCGTCCTCGCGGCTCAACCCGCCACTATGGATATTTCCGGCGTCAGGCACACCGTGCGGCGGTCTTCCGGGGATCCAGGCGTCTTTGAAGTCGTTAGAAGGACTTCAAAGACGCCTGGATCACGATTGGCCGGCGATCCCCGACGCTGTCGGCGTTCAGGTGAGAGCCACGGCCGCCGAGTGGCTGATCTCGGGCGCGAAGCGCCGGTCGATCGGCGCGCGGGACCCTGAGGCGGTAACGTGCGCAACGGGACATCCGGCAGCGCGGGACCCTGCAGCACCCGGCGGGACCAGGCAACGCGGTGTCCGGCAGCGCCGCTCGTCACGCCGCGGAAGTGGGCCGGAATGAGTAGCGGTTCAGCAGCTCGTCCCGGATCAGTGGCCTGGTGCCGTAGACCAGGAGCATGCCGGCCTCGCGCAGCAGTCGTTCCGGGTGGCCGCCGCGCAGGCCGGCCTTCGAGCCGGAGTGCGTGATCAGCGTGGCTGCCGCGCGGACGGCCAGTTCGGACGCGGTCGCGCGGGCGGCCGGGGTCTTCTCCGCGTCCGCGGCGAGCAGCGCGGCGCGGGCCGCCTCCAGTTCCGCGTCGAGTGAGGACGGGCCGAGCAGTGCGCAGCAGCGGCGCACCACGCCCAGCGCCAGGAATCCGTTGAGCGCGGACCCGCTCGCCTCGGTGCGGGTCCAGGACTCCAGCGGCAGCGCGTGCATCAGCCGGTCGGCCGGGACCAGGTGCTCGGTGAAGCGCAGCACCGCGGTCCGGCTCGCCCGTAGCGCGGCCAGATCCTGCACGCTGCCGGTCAGCGTGGCCGACGGGACCGCGTCGACCAGCAGGAAGACCGCGTGCCCGGCGTCGTCGCGGGCACCCACCTGGACCACGTCGATCATGTCCCAGCCGCTGACCCAGGGCACCTCGCCGTCCAGCACGTACCCGCTGTCCACCCGCCGGGCCCGCATGCCCTCGCCGCCGGGGCGCAGGCCGGCCAGCGCGACGCCGCCGCGCACGTCGCCGGCGGCCAGCCGGTGCAGCCACGTCTCGCGCAGGCCGGGCGTCTTGCTGGCGGCCGTGCCGAGCACGACGCCGTGGTGCTGCATCCAGACGAGCGTGGTGGTCAGGCAGCCGCTGGCGAGCACTTCCAGCAGGTGGGCGGCGGTGGCCATGTCCTCCATCCCGAGTCCGCCGTGCTCGGCCGGGGCCGCCACGCCGTAGAAGCCGAACCGCCGCAGCATGTCGAGGTGGGATTGCGGCACCCGTCCGGCCCGGTCCACCTCGGCCGCCGCCGGCAGGAACATCTCCTCCGCGAGTTGCTCGGCCCGGGAGCGCATGGTCGCCGCATCAGTCATGCCACCAACGTATCGAAATCAGGCGGCGATCTCCGGTACGTACGCCCGGGGGAGCGCGCGGGCGAGCGTGTCCGCCTGGTCGCGGATCTCCGGGATCGCGGTGGTCTCCCAGAGCCGGCCGCGCCGCATCGGCCCCACCACCCACAGCGGCGCCGCGGTCTCCAGGCCGAGCCCGTGCGGCCCGGCCGTCGCGAGCCCGTCCGCGAGCAGCGCCGCGGTCAGCGGGTCCGCCGCCTCCGGCAGCAGTCCGGGTCCGGCCGCGTTCACCACCTGCACGCCTTCAAGATCAAGATCCTTCGCGGGTACGCCGAGCGCCCGCACCCGCAGCACCCCGCTCGCCCGGTGCCGATCGAGTTCCGCCGCGATCGGCGCGGCCATCCGGTGCCGGTGCACGTCCCAGTGACGGGCGCAGTGCCGCAGGAACCGCGCGCGGTCCGCGTCGCTCGCGGCGGCCCAGAGCGCGTTCGCGTGCGGCCGCACCGCGTCGATCACCGGACGCCAGCCGCCCGGGTGACGCTCGGAGAGTTCCCGGATCCCCCGGACGAGTGACCGCAGCGACCGGGCACGGCTCACCAGGTCGCCGACGCGCGCGTCCTCCGGGCGTACCCGCTGATGGGCCTGGGGAAGCAACCCACGGCGGGAGACCAGCGTGATCGGTGCGGTGCGGTCGCGACGGAGCAGCGTGAGCGCCACGTCGACCGCGGTCAGCCCGGTACCGGCCACGACGACCGGCCGCGCCGGGTCGATCACGTCCAGCGCGCCCGGCGCCCACGGGTCCGGCACGACATCCGGATGCCCGGCCAGGAACGCGGGCACGGCCGGCCGCGGCGGCCCGAGCGCCAGCACCACGTCCGCGGCCCGGATCGGCAGCCCGTGCGCGAGGTGCACGACGAGCCCGCCCGGACCGCGGGTGATCCGGACCGCGCGATCGGCGCGCAGGTCGGCCCGCGTCTCGGCGAGCAGCGCGCGCAGATGGTCGCCGTAGTGCGCGCGGGCGACGAACGCGTCCGGATCGCCGGCCCGGGCCGCGAAGTCGTCGCCCATCGCGCCGGCCCGCGAGTTGAGCAGGTGCCAGGGCTCCGGCGCGCGGTAGGCGGGCCCGCCCGGCGGATACGGATCGATCATGACCAGGTCCCGGCCCGGACATCGCCGGTGCAGCGCGTGCGCGGTCAGGATGCCGCTCGCGCCGGCCCCGATGATCGCGACAGTCATGGTGGATCGCCTTCCCTCGCACGTTCCCGTCCTGCGCTCAACGACGCGCATTCCCCTCAGAAACGATAGGAGAGCTGGGCTATCCGCCGAACCGGGCCAGATAGTGCCAGGCCCACTTGACCAGCTGCGGATCGCTCCCCACCGCCCGGGCCGCATCCCCGACCAGCCGCGGCACGAGCAGACCATGCCCGGCCAGGCGCTCCGCGAACTCCCGGCCCGCGTCCGGGCGGTAGCCGGGGTGCCGGCGCAGCTCCGCGGCGGAGACCCGGAAGCCGGGGTGCCACTCGACAGGGCAGGGCAGCGCGCGAGCCGCAGCCTCGACCTCGGTCCCCCGGTAGCTCGGATCCAGCACCAGCGCGGCCACGTCCCGGTCGAGCAGCACCGGCCCGTGCACGTGCGCCTCGACGTAGTCGTCCAGCGGGTCGCCGCTCTCCGGCGGGTCGGTGACCGGCATCCGCGCCCGCACCCCGAACCGCGTCGGCTCCAGCACGCTGTCCGGGAAGCAGAACGTGGTGCGGTCGAGCGCGTGCGCGGCCAGCCGGAAGTGCGACGAGCCGAACCGCGGCGAGCCACCGATCGGGCGGCCGGAGTGGTCGAGCGCGCCGTAGACCGGGCGGTGCTCCGGCCCGGCGTCGTCGTAGACGCCGCCGAACAGCCGGCTTTCCCACCGCCACCGGTCGCCGCCGGGGAACGCGGTGAGCCCGCCGTTGCCGGTCCCGGTCTCGAACTGCGAGCGGTAGCGGTTGTCCCGCCGCATCGCGTCGAGGATCGGCTCGCCGCTCCGGGTCAGCCGGTCGGGGTGGAAGTGCAGCGTGACGGTTCGCCCCTCGGCCAGCGGTTCGCCGGTGGCCAGCGCGGCGACATGGACGACGGCCCGGCGCCAGATCTCCTCGGACGACGACATCCGCCGATGATCGCCCGTGACGCCGATCGGGGCCACCGGATTTGTATTCAACTCATTGGTTGACAGCAGGCCGGTCCGCGCTAAGCTCAACCCAGCGGTTAATTAACCAGGTGGTTGAGGACGATGACAGACAGACTCAGCGAGGTCTTCGCGGCGCTGGCCGACCCGACGCGGCGGGCGATCCTGGCCCGGCTCACCGAGGGCGAGGCGAGCGTCAACGAGCTGGCCGCGCCGTTCCCGGTCAGCCTGCAGGCGATCTCCAAGCACCTGAAGGTCCTGGAGCGCGCCGGGCTGATAGTGCGCGGCCGGGACGCTCAGTGGCGCCCGTGCCGGCTCGACCCGGAGCCGCTGCGCGAGGTGGCCACGTGGATGGAGCAGTACCGGCGGTTCTGGGACGAGCGCTACGCGACGCTCGACACCTACCTGCGAGACCTGCAAGCACCCGAGAAGGAGACAGATCGATG
Coding sequences within it:
- a CDS encoding spermidine synthase, which codes for MNLPEPVAAVAMQTGFGLAELVPDATAQGAWTLQVDGVPQSYVDLGDPRRMKFDYMRRLVTVVDTAAEPGVPLRVLHLGGGALSLPRYVAATRPGSVQTVVDRDTLLMTLVWDRLPLPEDAGVTMLLGDARETLEELPDQEFDLIVADVYQAARMPRSIAGTGFVREAARMLRPDGLLAVNVVDVPPLARSRVMAATLGAVLPDVCVIGEHGMLRGRKWGNTVLVAAATPGRIPVERLSTLAARDQEPGRAIGGADMPGFTGGAVPLHDPIVTS
- a CDS encoding acyl-CoA dehydrogenase family protein, which gives rise to MTDAATMRSRAEQLAEEMFLPAAAEVDRAGRVPQSHLDMLRRFGFYGVAAPAEHGGLGMEDMATAAHLLEVLASGCLTTTLVWMQHHGVVLGTAASKTPGLRETWLHRLAAGDVRGGVALAGLRPGGEGMRARRVDSGYVLDGEVPWVSGWDMIDVVQVGARDDAGHAVFLLVDAVPSATLTGSVQDLAALRASRTAVLRFTEHLVPADRLMHALPLESWTRTEASGSALNGFLALGVVRRCCALLGPSSLDAELEAARAALLAADAEKTPAARATASELAVRAAATLITHSGSKAGLRGGHPERLLREAGMLLVYGTRPLIRDELLNRYSFRPTSAA
- a CDS encoding FAD/NAD(P)-binding protein, translated to MTVAIIGAGASGILTAHALHRRCPGRDLVMIDPYPPGGPAYRAPEPWHLLNSRAGAMGDDFAARAGDPDAFVARAHYGDHLRALLAETRADLRADRAVRITRGPGGLVVHLAHGLPIRAADVVLALGPPRPAVPAFLAGHPDVVPDPWAPGALDVIDPARPVVVAGTGLTAVDVALTLLRRDRTAPITLVSRRGLLPQAHQRVRPEDARVGDLVSRARSLRSLVRGIRELSERHPGGWRPVIDAVRPHANALWAAASDADRARFLRHCARHWDVHRHRMAAPIAAELDRHRASGVLRVRALGVPAKDLDLEGVQVVNAAGPGLLPEAADPLTAALLADGLATAGPHGLGLETAAPLWVVGPMRRGRLWETTAIPEIRDQADTLARALPRAYVPEIAA
- a CDS encoding DUF3626 domain-containing protein translates to MSSSEEIWRRAVVHVAALATGEPLAEGRTVTLHFHPDRLTRSGEPILDAMRRDNRYRSQFETGTGNGGLTAFPGGDRWRWESRLFGGVYDDAGPEHRPVYGALDHSGRPIGGSPRFGSSHFRLAAHALDRTTFCFPDSVLEPTRFGVRARMPVTDPPESGDPLDDYVEAHVHGPVLLDRDVAALVLDPSYRGTEVEAAARALPCPVEWHPGFRVSAAELRRHPGYRPDAGREFAERLAGHGLLVPRLVGDAARAVGSDPQLVKWAWHYLARFGG
- a CDS encoding ArsR/SmtB family transcription factor — its product is MTDRLSEVFAALADPTRRAILARLTEGEASVNELAAPFPVSLQAISKHLKVLERAGLIVRGRDAQWRPCRLDPEPLREVATWMEQYRRFWDERYATLDTYLRDLQAPEKETDR